The Microcebus murinus isolate Inina chromosome 4, M.murinus_Inina_mat1.0, whole genome shotgun sequence genome has a segment encoding these proteins:
- the OR6X1 gene encoding olfactory receptor 6X1 — protein MRNGTAITEFILLGFPGIQGLQTPVFIMIFLIYILTLAGNGLIIAIVWAEPRLQSPMYFFLCNLSFLEIWYTTTVIPKLLETFVVVRTVICIPCCLLQAFFHFFLGTTEFLILTVMSFDRYLAICKPLRYPTIMTSNLCLQLALSSWLVGFTIVFCQTMLLIQLPFCGNNVINHFYCDVGPILKAACADTSILELLGVLATVLVIPGSLLFTMISYIYILSTILRIPSATGRQKAFSTCASHLTVVSLLYGAVLFMYLRPTAHSSFKINKVVSVLNTILTPLLNPFIYTIRNKEVKGALRKAMTSLKTGHAK, from the coding sequence ATGAGAAATGGCACGGCAATCACAGAGTTCATCCTCCTAGGCTTTCCTGGTATCCAAGGACTGCAAACCCCTGTCTTCATAATGATCTTTCTCATCTACATATTAACCCTTGCAGGCAATGGGCTCATTATTGCCATTGTCTGGGCTGAGCCCAGGCTACAATCTCCAATGTACTTCTTCCTTTGTAACTTGTCCTTCCTAGAGATCTGGTACACCACCACAGTCATCCCCAAATTGCTAGAAACCTTTGTGGTAGTAAGAACTGTCATCTGCATTCCCTGCTGCCTACTGCAGGCCTTCTTCCACTTCTTCCTGGGCACCACCGAGTTCTTGATCCTCACTGTCATGTCTTTTGACCGTTAcctggccatctgcaagcccctTCGCTACCCTACCATCATGACCAGTAACCTCTGCCTACAGCTGGCCCTCAGCTCCTGGCTGGTGGGCTTCACCATCGTCTTTTGTCAGACGATGCTGCTCATCCAGTTGCCATTCTGTGGCAACAATGTTATCAATCATTTCTACTGTGATGTTGGTCCCATCTTGAAAGCAGCCTGTGCAGACACCAGCATTTTGGAACTCCTGGGTGTCCTGGCAACCGTTCTTGTGATCCCAGGATCACTCCTCTTTACTATGATTTCTTATATCTACATCTTGTCCACCATCCTTCGGATTCCTTCAGCCACTGGCCGCCAAAAGGCTTTCTCTACCTGTGCCTCTCACCTGACGGTTGTCTCCCTGCTGTATGGAGCTGTTTTATTCATGTACCTTAGACCCACGGCACACTCCTCCTTTAAGATTAATAAGGTTGTGTCTGTGCTAAATACTATCCTCACACCCCTTCTGAATCCCTTTATTTATACCATTAGaaacaaggaggtgaaaggaGCACTAAGAAAAGCAATGACTTCTCTGAAGACTGGCCATGCAAAGTAA